Genomic DNA from Ruminococcus sp. OA3:
GGCATGGCTGTGCACATTTTCCGCGGTTTCCGCTGCGGCCTCCCAGCATGCTGCTGAACAGGCACTGACCTGAATAACAATAGCATAATGCACCGTGAACAAAACTTTCAATCTCGAGTTCTGTCTGTTTCCTGATATCCTGTATCTCCTGCAGCGACAATTCCCTTGCTGTCACAATACGGCTTGCACCCAGCTGTTCCAAAAGTCGTGCGCCGGCTGCTCCAGTGATTGTCATCTGTGTGCTGCAGTGTATGGGAAGTCCGGGAAATTCTTTTTTTATAAAAGAAAAAACACCTGAGTCCTGTACTATAACCGCGTCCAGCCCCCGTTTATAGTATGGAAGCAGATATTCATATAATTCATTCTCCAGCTCCGATTCTTTGAGCATTGTGTTGACCGTAAGATATAACTGCTTTCCATGCAGATGTGCATAGTCTATCGCTCCCAGCATATGCACGCTGTCCAGATTGTCTGCGTAGGCCCTTGCTCCAAATTTTTCACCGCCAATATAGACTGCATCAGCCCCCGCAAGGTAAGCTGCCGTCATCGCTTCATAAGATCCGGCAGGTGCCAGCAATTCTGCTCTCATAACGTTCCTCTTTTCAAAAAATAAGGAGATTACCCGTCCAGCAATCCCCCGTTTTCCTATTTTAAAAGTTCTTCCATATCACTCTGCAGTTTTGACACCTGCTGTGACAGAGACTGCTTCTCCGCCCTGACTGCCTCCAGCTCTTTTAATGCATTTTCAAGCTGAATCTGTACTGCTATCAGCTCATGCTTTAAATCATATACTTCTTTATCTTTTCCCTGAGAATCCTCTTCAAACACTTCCGCCTGCTTTTTTGCCTTAAAATAATCGTCTGCAATATTCAGGCTTAAAAGTGTGCTCTTTGTCTCAACAGGCTGACGGTTGTATCCTGGAAGTTCGCCCAGCTCTGCAATTTTATTATTCAGATATGCAGCCACCTTCTGCAGATATTCCTCACTCTCATATCCGCTCAGCTTAATGATTTTTCCGCCGATCAAGACCTGTGTTGTATTTTTTGTAGGCATTAACAGCTTACCTCCATCCTTTTATACTACGATACCAGGGTCAAAAGGTCGTGCGCTTCATGCTTGCATGAAAAAGCATGACTTTGGGACCCGCAAAACATGAGAAAATAGCCCGAGCAGGGCGGATTTCGAATGTTTTCAGGATTGTGGGAGCACATAGTGCGGAACAATCCGTGGTATCATGGGGTCAAAAAAGCTTTTGACCCCAACATTATACTACTATTATAATAGAAAATGCCAGAAAAACAACCTTTACTTTTTCGCACCGTCAGTTTTCCGTCTCCGGAACAGCGATTCCCAGATGTTCATATGCCTTTACTGTTGCACATCTGCCCCGGGGGGTACGGTTCAAAAAACCGTGTTTCAGCAAATATGGTTCATAGACATCTTCGATCGTCCCGGAATCTTCTCCTATGGCAGCTGCCAGTGTATCAAGCCCTGCAGGACCACCCGCAAACTTTTCAATCAGCGTAGTCAGGATCATCCGGTCACAGCTGTCCAGTCCGTACTGGTCAACTTCCAGAAGATCCAGTGCATATACCGCTACCTCTTCTGTTATGATACCGTCATATTTTACCTGAGCAAAATCTCTCACTCTTTTCAGGAGACGGTTTGCCAGGCGCGGCGTTCCCCTCGCGCGTCTTGCGAGAGCGGCGGCACCCTTCGTATCAATTTTAACACCAAGTACCTGGGCGGAATGCTGGATGATCGTCTCAAGCTCCTCTTCCTGATAAAATTCCAGATGATGGATCACTCCAAAACGATCTCTCAGCGGTGCTGTCAAAAGCCCCGCCCTCGTTGTCGCTCCCACCAGTGTAAATCTCGGAAGATCGAGCCGGATCGAACGGGCTGTTGCCCCCTTGCCGATCATGATGTCAATGGCAAAATCCTCCATGGCGGGGTACAGGACTTCCTCCACCTGGCGGTTCAGACGATGGATCTCATCGACAAACAGTACATCCCCTTCCTGAAGATTATTCAGGATGGCAGCCATCTCCCCCGGTTTTTCGATCGCAGGTCCTGAGGTGACTTTCATGTTCACTCCCATCTCATTTGCAATGATGCCTGCAAGTGTCGTCTTCCCCAGGCCGGGAGGACCGTAGAACAGCACATGATCCAGTGCATCTCCCCGCCGTCTGGCAGCCTCAATATAAATCCGCAGATTTTCTTTCGTTTTCTCCTGTCCGATATAGTCATCCAGTGTCTGCGGCCGCAGACTGCCCTCGATCTTCACATCTTCCTCAGTAAATTCTGTTGTAATGATCCTCTTATCCATCCGCCTTCATTCCATTCATTGATGATTTCATTAAATCAGTTTCTTCAGTGCCGCTTTCAGGATCGCTTCGGCATCCATATCATCCATGCCGCCAAGCTGTTTTACTGCGCGCAGGGCATCTGAATTCGAGTAGCCAAGTGCCGTCAGAGCCTGTACCGCCTCGTGTACTGCAAGATCGGCACCCGCGTCTGCCTGTGCATCCTGCTGGTGCATCAGCTTCTGTTCAAACGCATCCTGAAGATCCATCTTATCTTTCAATTCCAGTATAATCTTCTGTGCCGTTTTTTTCCCAATTCCGGGCGCCCGGGAGATCGCAGCTGCGTCATCGGAGAGAACTGCAAACCGCAGTTCGTCCGTAGACAGCGCAGACAATATCCCAAGTCCCGCCTTCGGTCCCACACCGTTCACGCCGATCAGCAGCTGAAAGACCTGCATATCCCCTTTTGTCAGAAATCCGAACAGCTGCATGGCATCTTCCTTCACATGCTGGTATGTATGGATCCGGACTTCTTCTCCCTGCCGCAGGCATGCCAGCATGGAGGACGGCATGAAAATTTCATAGCCGATTCCGTTATTATCAATCACCACATGGTTTTCGGCGAGCTCTGCAACTTCGCCTCTTACAAACACGATCATACTTTATGTCCTCTTATTCTTCTGAAACACCGGCTCCAGGCGCCGGATCATCTCCCTGCTCACAATCCCGATCACTGCTCCGGTCACCACACCTGATACCAGAAGAACGGGAAAATAATACATCAGTTTAAACGTACTGACAAGACATACCGCCACTGCCATCTGCGCGGTATTATGCGCCACACCTCCGGCGACGCTCACACCGATCACTGTAAATCCCGGAGCTTTTTTCAGCAGTCCCATGACAAGCAGGCTTAAGGATGCACCCGCGAGACTGAACAGAATACTGAACAGATTGCCAAATAAAAAACCGATCACAAGAATCCGAATGACGGAAATCAGGATCGCCTCCCTCCATCCGTACAGATACAGCAGAAAAACAATCATCAGGTTGGACAGACCAATCTTTACGCCATACACTCCGGCAAAAAACGGAATCAGAGACTCCACATATCCAAGTAGAATCGCAAGAGCTGCGAACAGTCCGAGTACTGCCGTTTTATTTTTCATAACCCTTCTCCATCAGGATGCGACTGCATCCGGAACTTCATCCGAATCCGCAGGATGTACAACCTCCAGGAACACCCGGTTCGGCAGGCATACGATCGTTCCGCCATTTTTCGTTACAGCCGCTGTTTTTATGCAGAGATGATCCGGGCAGTCGGCCCTGGTCATCTTTACTCTTCCATCTTTTATCTCACATATATTCGTATCATTGATCGTAATCGTCTGATCCTGGTCAAGCGGGTATTCGCCGTACACTTTATTGTCCACCGTGATACGGAGCATACTGCCCTCGGCCGGTATCAGCGCCCGTGAAACCACCCAGAATATAAGTGCCGCCGCCAGAACAGCTCCGATTAAGATCATGTCTCTTTTTTTCATCGTAACCTCCCTGCAGTGCAGATTATGTACTCCAGTTTCAGGAACTTGTTCTATCATATCATAGGGACCCTTAAAATGCAAACACCTATTCGGTTATCGCAGCAGGACCGCAAAAAAGGAGACGTCCATTGTTCTGGCCTCTCCTTCTCCCATCTGATAAGCTACGGTTCTAAAAGCACGCCGCCGTCTCCTACAAACAATACCTGCCGTATTCCATCCAGCTGCCCCGTCAGCTGCCTTGCCTTCTCATAGCCCAGCAGCATGCATACCGTGCTGAGTACATCTCCCTGCATGGAGGAATCTGTCACTACCGTAGCCTGCCACAGGTCCGTGTCTGCGGGATAACCCGTCGATGCGTCCAGAATATGCGAATACCGTATGCCATCCGTCTCAAAATAACGTTCATATACTCCGGAGCTGACGACAGAACAGTCTGAAGCCCGGACCGTGGCAATGGTCTCATTCCGTTCTGCAAATGGTTTCTGGATTCCGACTCCCCAGTCTGTTCCGTCCGGTTTACTGCCGATGGTCATGACATTTCCTCCGAGGTTAATCATGCCGGATGTGATGCCGTCTTCCTCCATACGTTCCTTCAGCCTGTCAGCCGCATATCCTTTAACAATAGCTCCGAGATCAATCATCGTGTCGGGACTGTCAAATGTTATGGTATTCCCCTGTACATGGACTTTCCGCGCATCTACCTTTGCCACCGCTTCCGCAATCGAATCATCATCCGGCACCCTGGGGTTTTCACTTTTAAAATCCCAGAGTTCGCTGACCGGAGCGATCGTAATGTCAAATCTGCCTTCCGAGAGTTCATAATAAGAAAGTCCGGCACTGATGACCTCTGCAAGCTCATCTGACACTTCAACAGACTGTTCTGTGCGGTGATTCAGTGCATAGAGTTCACTGTCACTGCGCGTGCGGCTGAACGTCTTTTCCATATCCTGGCATAGCGCAAACGCATGCTCGATCGCATCCTTTGCGTCGTCCGGGTTCCCATATGCTTCAATACCGATAACGGTGTCAAAGTAAAATCCCTGTTTAGAAACCATTTCCGGCTGCTTACTGCCGCAGCCGGAAATGAAAAAGCCAGGTACCAGCAGCAATGCCGCCAGTACTCCGGTTTTTATGATTGTTTTAAAATTCACTGACAATACAGTGGCGCGGGCAGACTTCCTGACATGTGCCACAGTTCGTGCATTTTTCAAAATCAATTTTTGCAACGTTGTTCTCCATCGTGATCGCATCAGCAGGACAGTTTTTCACGCATTTCATACAGCTGATACATCCTGCATCACATCCCGTGATGACTGCTTTGCCTTTTTGCTCACATTTACATTTCACAAGTGTCTTCTGCTCATAAGGTACAAGGTCGATCAGATGCTGCGGACATGCACTGATGCATTTACCGCATGCCTTACATTTCTCACGGTCTACGACTGCGATTCCATCCTCAATATGAAGCGCGTCAAAAGCACACGCCTTCACACAGCTTCCAAAACCGAGGCATCCCTCATTACAGATTTTCGCTCCTCCGTTCGGCACATAGATCATCATATTACAGTCTTCCACACCGTAATATTCATATTCATTCTTTGCTTTGGAGCAGCTTCCACCGCAGCGTACAAAGGCAACCTGTCTCGCAGTTTCGGAGACTTCCTGCCCCATAACTTTTCCAATGACGGCAGCTGATTCTGCTCCGCCCACCGGACATGCATTCACAGCGGCTTCACCCTTTACAATTGCCGCAGCCAGACCGTCACATCCCGGATAACCACAGCCTCCGCAGTTATTTCCCGGAAGTGCATCCCGCACAGCTACTTCTCTTTCGTCTACCTCAACCGCAAATTTTTTTCCCGCAAGTCCCAGCAGCAGACCGATCACGAGGCCGATGCCGCCGATGATGACTGCCGATATTAAAATAATTTCCATATCACCCGAACCTCCTTATACCAGTCCGGCGAATCCAAAGAATGCGATGGACATCAGCCCCGCCGTCAGAAGAACGATCGGCATTCCCTGGAAAGCTTCCGGAATATCATTGTATTCAATTTTTTCCCGAAGACCGGCCATCAGTACGATCGCGATCGTAAAGCCGACTGCCGTCGCCAGTCCGCAGATGGTCCCCTCGAGTACGTTATAATCATTCTGAACGTTGGTCAATGCGACACCCAGAACCGCACAGTTTGTCGTAATCAGCGGAAGATACACACCGAGCGCCTGATACAGGGACGGCATGGTTTTCTTCAGGATCATCTCCACAAGCTGAACGAGTGCTGCGATCACAAGAATGAATGCGATTGTCTTCAGATATGTCATATCCAGCGGCACCAGTATGAATTTATAGATCAGGCTGGTGCACAGTGATGCGATCGTGATAACGAAAATAACTGCACCGCCCATTCCGGCAGCCGTATCCGTCTTCTTGGATACCCCCAGAAACGGACACAGTCCCAGGAACTGACTTAACACAACGTTATTCACCATGGCAGCGCCGATAGCAATAATCAATAATTCTTTCATTTTGCACTACCTCCTATTCTTTGTCCCGCGCTGAATCAGCCAGTGCTTTTCCACCGCACATCGTATTTGTACAGTTCATACAGCTGTCTTTGGAACATGCTTTCGTTCCGTCTTCTTTTACGCGTGCGCTTCCGATCTTGAATTTGTTCTGGAAGGCTACCAGCATTGCAAGCACGAAGAATGCTCCCGGTGCCAGAATGAAGATTGTGATCGGCTGATAGGAAGCAGGCATAATCTGGAATCCGAAAATCTGTCCCGCGCCCAGCACCTCCCGGAATAATCCGATCAGTGTCAGAGCGATCGTAAATCCAAATCCCATTCCAAGACCATCGAAAATCGATGACACAACTTTATTCTTGGATGCGTAGGATTCAGCACGGCCAAGGATAATACAGTTTACTACGATCAAAGGAATATAGATACCGAGAGCAGAATAAAGGCTCGGAATAAATCCTTCCAGCAGCAATTCTACAATTGTCACAAAAGACGCAACCACGACAATGTAAGCCGGCATGCGGACACCGTCCGGTATCACCTTTCTCAGCAGTGAGATCATCAGATTCGACAGTGTAAGAATGACAGCAGTTGTCAGTCCCATTCCCAGACCATTTATGGCGGAAGTGGTAACTGCAAGTGTCGGACACATACCCAGCATCAGTACGAAGGTCGGGTTTTCCCTGATTATACCATTATACAGACGTTCCATCGGTGAATTCACTTTCATCCTAGTTACCTCCCTTCAGATACTGGAATGCCGAAAGACCGGCATTCACGCCGTTTGTAACGGCATTCGTCGTGATCGTGGCACCGCTGAGTGCATCGATCTGTGCATCACTTGCTGCGCCGGTTTTTGTATACTCGAATTTCTCTACATTTTTATCTTTGAACTGGTTTTTGAATTCATCTGTATCCGCCTTCATGCCGAGACCCGCGGTCTCATTGATACTGAGGATTGAAATACCATTCATCGTCCCGTCCATTTTTACACCCATGGAAAACTGGATATCTCCGCCGTAACCTTCAGAATCCGTCACGGTAATGACGTATCCGATTGTCTCACCGTCTGCACCCTGAGCTTCCATGACCTCATCGACTGTCTGTTTATCCCAGCCGTTTTCGATGTTATGGGAAGCGATCGCCTTGAGATCCACATCGCTCTCTTTAAAATCAGCCGCATCTGCAAATACTTCCTGACATGCCTCTTTTTTGGCAAGTTCTTCCTGTACCTGGATTGGTTCCAGTGTCACATCATACACAAGTCCCAGCAGAAATCCCGCAACAAGTGTGATCGCCAGCAGTGCCGCGGCATCTTTGATAATTTTACCCATTACGCTTCCCTCCTTTTTCCAGACCGAATGCAACAGGCATCGTCACACGCTCAATCAGCGGAACAAGAAGGTTGCCAAAGATGATCGCATAAGATACGCCCTCCGCTGTACCTCCGAAAAGCCGGAAAATACCTGTCAGAATACCAAGTATGATACCGTAGACAATCTTTCCTTTTTTCGTGATCGGTGAAGTCACGTAATCGGTTGCCATGAACCATGCACCAAGCATCAGTCCGCCTCCGAACAGCTGCCCGAGAAGGTAGGTCGGGTCCAGTCCGTGACCTCCGAAGATTGCTGCAAAAATCAGAAGCGTAACAATATATGTAAGCGGAATCCGAAGATCAATGATGCGCAGGCAAACCAGGAAAATCGCGCCGATCAAGAGTGCAATCACGGATGTCTCACCAATCGTTCCCTGTACATTGCCGACAAACATGCTCATCAGATCAACACTTCCGCCTGTTTTCAGAGCCAGCAGCGGGGTTGCTCCCGATACAGTGTCCACCGCAATATTTCCAAACGCGCCGCCCGGTACGGCATAGTTTGTCATCTGTCCCGCAAAGGAAATCAGCAGAAAACATCTCGCTGCGAGCGCCGGATTCATAAAATTCTGTCCCAGGCCTCCGAACAGCTGTTTTACGATAAGGATTGCAAATACCCCTCCGAGAACGGGAATCCACCAGGATACACTGGCCGGAAGATTCAGCGCCAGCAACAACCCGGTCAGAACGGCACTGAAGTCTCCGATCGTAACCGGCTGCTTCATCAGTTTCTCGTAGATAAACTCCGTCAGCACGCAGGCTGCTATACTGACACAGATAAGCATCAGCGCACGGAAACCAAAATTGTAAATACCGAAAATACTTGCCGGCAGCAATGCAATCACTACCATCAGCATGATATAATCTGTCTTTACCCTGGAACGCGCATGCGGTGATGACGACACATGTAATAATTCACTCATATTCTTATCCCTCTCCTATTATTTCTTCCTGCGGCTTGCCAATACTTCCTTGCGCATTGACTTGATCGACTGGGCGAGCGGACGTTTTGCCGGACAGACATAACTGCAGCAGCCGCATTCACAACACTCCGCGCCGTTCATTTTTTCGAATTTTACCATATCATGATGATCCGCGGCCGTCGCTAGCCTTGACGGCACCAGGTTCTCAGGGCAGTCAGAGACACACCGTCCGCAGTTAATACATGCCGTTGTCGGGCTGTCAGCAATATCATCTTTTACCAGACATAAAAGCGATGATGTCGTCTTTGTCACCGGAACATTCATATCAAACATGGAAAATCCCATCATCGGACCTCCCGAGATCAGTTTTTTCGGCTCCGTTTTAAAACCGCCTGAAGCGTCCACAAGCTCCTGGTAGTTTGTTCCGATTGCCACATAGTAGTTCTGCGGATTTGCAATCGCATCTCCGGTAACCGTGACGATTCTGTGCATCAGCGGCGTTCCGAGCATCACCGATTTATAGATGGCTACGACGGTATCAATATTGTCCACAACACAGCCCGCATCAGCCGGCAGCATGGAAGAATTGATCTTCCGTTTTGTCGTCGCATAGATCAGCATACGCTCCGCACCCTGCGGATATTTCGTTTTTAATGCTTTTACTTCAATTCGCGGTTCATCTTTCACCATCTCGCTCATTTTAGCGATACAGTCCGGTTTGTTGTCCTCGATGCATATGTACCCCTTTGCATGATCAAATAATTTCAGAATCACCTTCAGACCACCGATCACTTTGTCAGGTTCCTCCAGCATTCTGCGGTAATCACTCGTCAGATAAGGCTCACATTCTGCTCCGTTGACAAGTACATACTCAATCTTATCCGGTTCCTTAGGTGCAAGCTTCACGTGTGTCGGAAAGCCGGCTCCGCCCATTCCCACAACACCGCCTTCAGAAATGCGCTTCAGTATGTCTTCCTTTGAAAGTTCATCCAGTGATGCAATTCCCTGGAACTCTACGGTCTCATATTTCTCATCATTTTCCACTACAATCGCGTCTACAACAGAACCAACGGTTGTCAGATGCGGTTCAATTCCTTTAACAGTTCCTGAAACACTGGCATAGATCGGCGCTGAAACGAAACCGCCCGCTTCTGCGATCTTCTGTCCCATCAGAACATGATCACCCTTTTGTACGATGGGTCTTGCCGGCGCGCCGATATGCTGCGATAATGGATAAACCAGGTCCCCCGTTGGATTCAACGTCTGGATCGGTTTGTCTTTCGACAATTCTTTCCCATCATAAGGATGAACGCCACCCTTAAATGTTAAAATTCCCATTCCTAAACCTCCTTCATCATAAATGCCTGTCACAGTAAAACTGCCTCAGGCATAAAATCATAACTTATACTATAAACTAAATTTTTATAAAAATCACTATTTTTTTTCAAAAAAGAAGTATATAATTAAATGCAATTCGAGGAAAGGAGCAATCAATGATGCAAATACACAAATTCCCCGTAGAAACCCCACCTTCTTTTGACAAAATAGCCAATACGCTGCCCGAAGGATTCTGCCTGTTCGACATTGAGACCACCGGTCTCTCTCCCGGCAGAAGCTACCTTTATCTGATCGGCATGCTGAAAAAAGAGTGCGGCTCCTGGCAGCTGACACAGTGGTTCTGTGAATCTCCTCTCGATGAGAAACATGCCATCGGCTCATTCGCCGACGCTCTCCCGGAAGCCTCCTGCCTTATACATTTTAATGGAAGATCATTTGACCTTCCGTACCTTAAACATAAATGTGTGTACTACGGCATTGCCGATTTTCTGTCACTGATACCGGAACTGGATCTCTACTCCGTGCTGCGCCCATACCGCTCCCTGCTTTCCGTATCTTCCATGAAGCAGCAGGATCTGGAGCAGCTTGCAGGAAGCCCCCGCACAGATGACAAATCCGGAAAAGAGCTGATCGGGGTTTACCGTGAGTACCTCCGTACCGCCGATAACCGTTTTCTGGAAATGCTGCTTCGGCATAACCGGGAAGATGTGGCCGGCATGGCATGGATCCTGCCTCTTCTTACCCTTGACCGCTTATTCCAGGGTGAATTCAAAGTACTCGACATGACAAAGCAGGAAAAGACGGTCACCTTGTCACTGCAGACGGATCATCCGCTTCCGGTGTCTTTTTCCTGTTCACAAAGCGGCTTCTGCCTTTCCGTCAGAGCGGACAGTCTGACTCTGTCGGCTGAAAGATTTGACGGCACATTGAAATACTTTTTTCCAGATTACAGGAATTACTATTATCTGCCGGATGAGGACACTGCGGTCCACAAAAGTATCGGACGTTATGTAGAACGCGGACACAGAATCCAGGCCACACAGAAAAACTGTTATCAGAAAAAAAGCGGAAGCTATGTACTGCTTCCCCCGGGATATGCCTGCTCCCTCCCTGTTTTTGGACAGAATCACAGGATGGAGCCGTCATGGTGCCTCTATGATGATTTTTCCGAAATCTCAGACTTTAAATCATATGCGCATGCTGCGCTGCAATATGTGCGCACCGGGAAACAGGAGGCATCTAAAAAATGGACAGACATATGAAATGTCCGTCCATTTTTTTAATACTTATTGTTATTTTGTAACAGTTCAGGACGGCGCATCTTCCTGACCGAAAAAACCGGTCAAGAATCATCGGATGTTCATCCGATGTGGAAATTGGTGCAGAAAGCGACTTTCAAGCAAGCTTGATGCAGCTTTCTGCACCAATTCCCCCGCCGTCCTGAACTGTTACGTTATTTTATTCTTCTGTCTCTTCAGCCATGTCTTCTGTCTGTTCCATTGCCTTCATGCTCAGGCTGATTTTTCTCTCTTCGCCGTTAAAATCAACAACTTTAGCAGTAATCTCCATTCCAACATTCAGAACATCCGACGGTTTTTCTACATGCTCTTTGGAAATCTGGGAAACATGAAGCAGTGCATCAACACCCGGCTCCAATTCAACAAATGCACCAAAGTCTGTCATGCGGGCAATCCTGCCTGTCACAACATTTCCAACCGCATAATTTTCAGCTGCTGCAAGCCATGGATTCTGATCTTCAAATTTCAGGCTGAGTGCAATCTTATCCCCATTGATCTCTTTGATGAGAACAGTGATCGCTTCACCAACCTTGAAAACTTTTTTCGGGTTTTCCACTCTTCCCCATGACATTTCAGAAATGTGGAGCAGACCGTCAGCGCCTCCGAGATCGATAAATGCACCAAAATCTGTAACGTTTTTGATCGTACCTTCTACCACATCACCTGCATGGATTCTCTCAAACAGTTCTTTTTGTTTCTCTGCCTTCTCAGCTACCAGAAGCTGTTTTCTGTCACCAATGACACGTCTTCTTCTCGGATTGAACTCGCTGATTACAAACTCAATTTCCTGATCCGCATACTTGGAAAGATCTTTCTCATAAGAATCGGAAACAAGACTTGCAGGAATAAAGATTCTGGCTTCATCGATAACAACGCTCAGGCCGCCATTCAGCACCTGTGCAACTTTTGCTTTGAGAATCTCATGATTTTCATAAGCCTCTTCCAGTCTCTTGTTTCCTTTTTCTGCTGCCAGTCTCTTGTAGGTAAGCAGAACCTGTCCCTCTCCGTCGTTTACTTTCAGAACCTTTACTTCCATGGTATCACCCGGCTGGGCGATGGTCGTAAGATCAACGTTTGGTTCGTTCGTGTATTCGCTTCTTGTAAGGATACCATCTGCTTTATAGCCAATGTTCAAGATAATTTCATCCGGCTT
This window encodes:
- the rsxC gene encoding electron transport complex subunit RsxC; its protein translation is MGILTFKGGVHPYDGKELSKDKPIQTLNPTGDLVYPLSQHIGAPARPIVQKGDHVLMGQKIAEAGGFVSAPIYASVSGTVKGIEPHLTTVGSVVDAIVVENDEKYETVEFQGIASLDELSKEDILKRISEGGVVGMGGAGFPTHVKLAPKEPDKIEYVLVNGAECEPYLTSDYRRMLEEPDKVIGGLKVILKLFDHAKGYICIEDNKPDCIAKMSEMVKDEPRIEVKALKTKYPQGAERMLIYATTKRKINSSMLPADAGCVVDNIDTVVAIYKSVMLGTPLMHRIVTVTGDAIANPQNYYVAIGTNYQELVDASGGFKTEPKKLISGGPMMGFSMFDMNVPVTKTTSSLLCLVKDDIADSPTTACINCGRCVSDCPENLVPSRLATAADHHDMVKFEKMNGAECCECGCCSYVCPAKRPLAQSIKSMRKEVLASRRKK
- a CDS encoding ribonuclease H-like domain-containing protein, whose product is MMQIHKFPVETPPSFDKIANTLPEGFCLFDIETTGLSPGRSYLYLIGMLKKECGSWQLTQWFCESPLDEKHAIGSFADALPEASCLIHFNGRSFDLPYLKHKCVYYGIADFLSLIPELDLYSVLRPYRSLLSVSSMKQQDLEQLAGSPRTDDKSGKELIGVYREYLRTADNRFLEMLLRHNREDVAGMAWILPLLTLDRLFQGEFKVLDMTKQEKTVTLSLQTDHPLPVSFSCSQSGFCLSVRADSLTLSAERFDGTLKYFFPDYRNYYYLPDEDTAVHKSIGRYVERGHRIQATQKNCYQKKSGSYVLLPPGYACSLPVFGQNHRMEPSWCLYDDFSEISDFKSYAHAALQYVRTGKQEASKKWTDI
- the rpsA gene encoding 30S ribosomal protein S1 translates to MSELSFEQMLEESFKTIRNGEVVEGTVIDVKPDEIILNIGYKADGILTRSEYTNEPNVDLTTIAQPGDTMEVKVLKVNDGEGQVLLTYKRLAAEKGNKRLEEAYENHEILKAKVAQVLNGGLSVVIDEARIFIPASLVSDSYEKDLSKYADQEIEFVISEFNPRRRRVIGDRKQLLVAEKAEKQKELFERIHAGDVVEGTIKNVTDFGAFIDLGGADGLLHISEMSWGRVENPKKVFKVGEAITVLIKEINGDKIALSLKFEDQNPWLAAAENYAVGNVVTGRIARMTDFGAFVELEPGVDALLHVSQISKEHVEKPSDVLNVGMEITAKVVDFNGEERKISLSMKAMEQTEDMAEETEE